Proteins encoded together in one Miscanthus floridulus cultivar M001 chromosome 16, ASM1932011v1, whole genome shotgun sequence window:
- the LOC136511942 gene encoding large ribosomal subunit protein eL24-like, with amino-acid sequence MVLKTELCRFSGQKIYPGKGIRFIRADSQVFLFANSKCKRYFHNRLKPAKLTWTAMYRKQHKKDIHAEAVKKRRRTTKKPYSRSIVGASLEVIQKKRAEKPEVRDAAREAALREIKERIKKTKDEKKAKKAEVSKSQKAQTKGAVPKGSKGPKLGGGGGKR; translated from the exons ATGGTGCTGAA GACGGAACTTTGCCGCTTCAGCGGTCAGAAGATTTATCCTGGGAAAGGCATCAGATTTATTCGTGCTGATTCTCAG GTCTTCCTTTTTGCCAACTCGAAATGCAAGCGCTACTTCCACAACCGCCTGAAGCCTGCAAAGCTTACCTGGACAGCAATGTACAGGAAGCAACACAAGAAG GATATCCATGCTGAAGCGGTCAAGAAGAGGCGCCGCACCACCAAGAAGCCATACTCCAGGTCAATTGTGGGTGCTTCCTTGgaagtgatccagaagaagagAGCTGAAAAGCCGGAGGTTCGCGATGCTGCTAGAGAAGCTGCTCTTCG CGAGATCAAGGAGCGCATCAAGAAGACCAAGGATGAGAAGAAAGCGAAGAAGGCAGAGGTGAGCAAGTCCCAGAAGGCGCAGACGAAGGGCGCCGTCCCGAAGGGTTCCAAGGGCCCCAAGTTGGGCGGTGGCGGTGGGAAGCGCTGA